Proteins from one Saprospiraceae bacterium genomic window:
- a CDS encoding DNA adenine methylase produces MKYMGSKARFTKEILPIILKDRKPEQWYVEPFAGGMNAICEVQGNRIANDIHYYLIQMWRELVGGWIPKKITKEEYSEVRTNQSKYPAYFVGWVGFNCSYSGKWFGGFAGETKTKIGTVRDYQAEAIKNVLKQVSKMKGVIFQNKPYYELELPPNSIVYCDPPYEGTTKYTNDFDHNLFWNLVRNISKQGHTVFVSEYNAPSDFECVWQKEAKSSLSANGKIGGNKVSVEKLFKFSPTSVQ; encoded by the coding sequence ATGAAATATATGGGAAGTAAGGCGAGATTTACAAAAGAGATTTTGCCGATTATTTTAAAAGACAGAAAACCTGAACAATGGTATGTTGAACCGTTTGCAGGTGGAATGAACGCTATTTGCGAAGTGCAGGGAAATAGGATAGCCAATGATATACACTACTACTTAATTCAAATGTGGCGTGAACTTGTTGGTGGTTGGATTCCAAAAAAGATTACCAAAGAGGAATATTCAGAGGTGAGAACAAACCAAAGTAAATATCCTGCATATTTTGTTGGTTGGGTTGGGTTTAATTGCTCTTATAGCGGCAAATGGTTTGGTGGCTTTGCAGGTGAAACAAAAACTAAAATAGGAACGGTAAGAGATTACCAAGCTGAAGCAATTAAAAATGTTTTGAAACAAGTGTCTAAAATGAAAGGTGTAATATTCCAAAATAAGCCTTATTATGAATTGGAACTACCGCCAAACAGTATTGTTTATTGTGACCCACCTTATGAGGGTACAACAAAATATACTAATGACTTTGACCATAATCTTTTTTGGAATTTGGTAAGGAATATTAGCAAACAAGGACATACAGTATTTGTAAGTGAATATAATGCACCTTCTGACTTTGAATGTGTTTGGCAAAAAGAGGCAAAATCTTCTTTATCTGCAAACGGCAAAATCGGTGGTAATAAGGTGAGCGTGGAAAAACTTTTTAAATTTTCTCCTACAAGTGTTCAATAG